DNA from Aphis gossypii isolate Hap1 chromosome 3, ASM2018417v2, whole genome shotgun sequence:
acatcaaaataaatttataaatttgttgttttgtgagagataaaataaaaattcactaACTTTCGTCGATGGGTTGTTGAAAGTTTTGTCTTAAATGTGAAGAATGAAGATGGAATGCACAAAACTTGCGAAAATTGTCAGCCCACGCCTATATGCTCATTATACATATCACGACTATATATCACAGTataaacagttataaaattcagttttcatgacatttttttttaaatatcaaaataactttggaagctataatataaatataataaaagaatatatgtacataatcgTGCTTAGAAATTACAAATTCCCAATGatcaatgaaattaaattttttggaaaaagcttaaaaatataattttacaattcgtatttactaaataatgtaattatttcattctaatttataagtacatatttaacatattattataatatattatcatatgcaCATAGCtccaacataataatgtatcaattttattttataatagtatagtatatataagtataccgATGCCGGCAGGCGGCAATACCTGCATAGATATAATTGACCTAATAGCCAATTTCTACATCAATCGTTATAAGCCAATTCCACGCGATAAGTGctctagataaataataatttctataactaCGTTCaacgttatatataatagctgAGTATATATCGAACGATAATGACAGTTGAAAATGAGCTTGGAAAGTTATTGGAtctaatctaaaattatttttcatataaaaaaaaactttctttttaaacattataaacgcttattttttgtatgtataggtTTTTACCACCAATCCATCGCCACACAACCCTAAAAACACCCTACACAACAAATGTacaaatctattataatataacactgaTTACTATCATGTTATTTAAACAagtgacatattattaataactataatatattgtataaataaacgataaaaaaaaattatttatttgtaaattaaaactaaaaataatgaataaataataacagcgTTTCGaagttattataagatataagcattaaataatagttgaaaaatatatttacaaataatattgtagttatgttcaagttattttgtatataatcaaaaacaaatcattttacgttttttttacgTTCGTTATTCAGTCTTTGTCCTGCGGACGGTGTATTCGAATCCTGCAATAAATAGTCACTGCTGTCTTCAATTCCGGCGGTGATGTTTCGAAGTTCGCTCATGTATCGCCTTCGCGTGTATCTCTTAGAATGGTCCCTTATTTTCTTTACGCTAAACATCACTGCAATCACGCATACGATCAATACTGAAAAACCGCCGATGAGGCATTGCGATTTCTGCATCGACTTGAGGATCTGGTGATACTGTTTGTGTCGTCTGGGTACTACGACTACGATCCGTTTCGCTTGTCCGTCCGGCACGACAATGGCGATTTCTAGGACACCGGCGAGCGAAGTTCCGGACGGCGGCCAGCACTTCACGTAACTATCGGTAACTTCGATCACTAAGCATAACGtcacgtcgtcgtcgtcgtcgccgtccGGAGGCTGCAGCCCGAGTAACGCCACTTCGAAATAGTAGCTGCCGTCCAATTGGCGGCGTTGCATCGGATCCGGAAACAGTCCGTTAACGTGGACCGTGTAGTTCTGGTTGTAAACCTCAAAGTCTACGTAAACCGGGTCGCGGTACATCAGATAGTGGATGGGAGTATTTTTCTGCATCCGCACGACTTTGCCGTCCATCTCGGCGGTGAACCCGAGCGGAAGTTCAGTCGTCTTCGCCGGACTGTCGAATTTTGGCGGCCGACAGTACATCGCCTTGGTGCCGTTGTAGTCGCGTACCGCGCAAAGGCCGTAGTGGGTCGTCCCTTTGTAGTCCACGTACATCTGTTGGTTTCCGGTGCACTCGAAATCGCCCCGGACGATCAACGGCACGTCGCCCGACGCGATTCCCGCAAACACTTGACCGTCCAACACGGTCGGTTCGGAGACGtacgaaaatttttttttcctgtaGAACGTCCCTTTCATTTTGTCGACCACGATCAGCAACGGGCCGACGTCGGCGCCGCGTCCTTTGCCGTCGGCCAGCGGCATGGTCACACAACTTATTCGGTCGCGCGTCATCTCTTTGATCTTGCACATCGGGGTCGACATGCTGTTGAAGAACACCCCGACTTCAGTGGTCACGTTCAGATACTGGCCCGTGAGTTCTATGCGGGTGCCGCCGGTGACGGGACCGCACGTCGGGTTCACGCCCGTCACGCTCGGCACGACGAACTTGAACGTTTGCGCCGATTTCAGCCTCACCGCGGTCGTATTGTACGCGTACTCGACCACCACCGGACCCTCGACCGACATCGTCGGATCGTTGTAGTAACTGACTGTGCATTTGATCGTCCGATCGTCGACCGTGGTCACTTTGCTGCAATCTTGCCCCGACACGGTCACCTTTGTCGACTCGTCGTCGGACAAAAACCTGTGATTCTTGACGGTTATGTACAACATCGACGACGTGTTACGCGTGAAGAGCAACACGTCTGGTTTGACAGATTCGATCGCCAGGTCGGGACCATTCACGTCGAACGAGGACGGCACTGTTTTTCTGACCATTTTCGCGTTGTTGGTCGCGTTCCGTATGTCGCAACTGTCCTGTTGTTTGGCTGCTATCCGACAGTCGTCGTTTTTCAAACACCatttacagtaatattttCTCGAATCGCTTTCCCAATAAGTGATCGAACAGTCTGCTTTTGGGCAACTCCAACTGTGATAGCTGATATAATGATCTCGCGGGtcgttgaattttaattttacgccATTgacaatgattaaaaaataaaaaatatgcaaaggATTGATTTTGTGTGTTTTTCGTATTCTATCAGTTAAAACATCTACTTTTACCCATTTTAAAGCCATTACTCCATTGTTGATTGAAGCGTTATAACTTTTGTCTTCGACATGAAAATTGATAACCGCATGttcgtttaaaaaattgtttacactATTTTCTTCAATATTCGAGACCACAACTTTTATCCAATAATCTGTATCTATAGTTGTTAAAGACACTTTATACTCTGTGCAAAATTCTTTAGCTACCACTATGGAACTTTCCAGGAGACTCTGATTTGAATAAAGAcaacaaatttgtttttcgatTATCCAGCCACAAACAGGTACATCAGCACATTGTCTGCATGAATTATACGTCGTGCAGTTTATTTCTTCGCTCGATCCACTTCCCGTTAAATGTACGTTGTCCGTGTTAATTTCAACACTCAATGtcaactgtaaaatatatttaatatatattatatatttaccacattttatataaacaatgtaaGCGTTGAGAATAAAGATTAGCTTAATGTTATTCATATAccataagtttaatttaaactattattaataagcaataaatatatagataataaaaatgaactataaaatatccatTGATATAGAATCAAACTTTAACGATTTGAATCGATTAAAACAAtgcaactattaaattaaaatctaatacatccattataatattaaattatgttcacTCAGCATATACTATACTAGATTGTGCTGTATACAGCACAATACAACATAATCccaagatttttaatttataatttttttatgcctacaaaattatttttttcaaataatcaattattaggTTAGGtcactaattaaattaaattttaaccattATTCTAAATGATTTTCTATTAGTTATCttttatatgttttgaaactagattttgattaaattagaggaataaaaaatttataatatatatttatttattaaaccatagttattacttatactgAGTAGTGAGTACCTACAGTCacttgtatataaattgtatttttataaatgcattatgtTTTTAGGTCTATAAGAAACATAACCAAGCTCAAAAcgtattaaattacctatataattgtattgtcaatattataaatataataataatacattattaacagATATACCGTaggataatttatatcataaaatttaaataaaaataattccatattatatttgtatggaaataaattatgcattataattaaaattgacaaaatGTAACTTACCGATACAATTGTGAATGGAAGTAGTATCCAATAACTGCATTTGtttacaatcataataatatgatgtccGCGGATAAACCTGGTAATGAAATTCTATACGTTCTCCtggaaataaataagtattttacgaTCTTTAAATAAGTAGATTATgactagaaaaaaatgttaatacaaaataagtcttatttcatttcatttatataatacatattgttttgtttcagTTTTATAGatggttttttaataaataaattataagtattgaaGTATAACAGTTTTATATTTCAGATTTAAACTTTGGAAgttaactacctatttaaaatttacaaatgcaTGACGTGCTGAATTTCTAAATagatcatttttttgtatgtactcTTTGTctctttaattaatttacttggtTAAGTTAAGATttgttactttattatttaaaagtttaatcaaATGtaggaattttaaatattgtctgtaataaaatataataatattaaaaatgttacaatgtTACTCAATTTTTGCTACTTCCTTTTTTTCTTAACTCGAGTAATtacttaaagatatttttataatttagtttttattatttatagattttaatataggtatatctaatatataaatatgaaaatgaaaacctATGAGTGATATGTTCTCGGAAACTACTGAACTGAtcgttatgatttttttttaaaactgaagaGTTCATTGCGGAGAAGGTTTATGGAATTTGATCGATTCTctaactttaaaaacaaaggagttatcaattattataaataatggccTGTTACgtagactattattattattattattattattattattttattttcggtgaccatagtaacaattttttataattattatttattatccccgtttttgtaacatttttcactgattAATCGCTCCTAAAGAGAAGATacttatgtaaatgtaataatatgtaatgtaatgACGTCACTGTCCagcaataaataaactatattaaggtcGCTATTGGTTATGATtgaatgtaataattgtagacttgttgttatattttctcaaaaccataacaacaaaaataattaagtcaaAATCACAGCAATAGACTAACACGACAATATGaaaaccacgagatggcacattacctattgtattttatccactgtagtaaaaaaaaaattgatataactttaaaacttaagggttagatattataaacttacgtaTACAtctcatgataatatactgctcgcataatcataagagtCTCACGGGCAACGCCAAGcagaataactataatattattacttgactaactcactgactgataaacgtagagcctgaaAAATGATAGATCGATGTTTGCAATTTACACGGTTCATTCGTGAAATCGTACCACTAATTAAGTGTGCATTAAGAACGCATTTTAAAGTGGTGCTTGAACAagttttttgagaatcaaaatggtcaatgaaaaatatgtcttagtgaatcatattatagaattggcatttttaacgggcaacaaAGTGCACGAGTTTAgctaatctatatatatataaagtaaaagtaGAAATCTTTGTGAAGGGTTGGCTTTGAAACTCCTTATTCAGTAGTcatacagttatttttaaattaaaaaaggacACCACAAAACAAGTTTTAGGCATACATTTAGTCCAATTAAGTTCCACTTAATTTAACCACGTTTTTACCAAAACATTTGTATATACTACGCTATTTTTTGGAGCTCAAATCtatttaatctaattaaagatatataataagagATTAAAGAAAATAGTAGTTTTCTCAACctatcatttgtttttataaaatagttaaatacctCCTGGACAAAGCCAGGTAATTCacctagtatatatataaatatatataacaacacTCGTTATTCAAAATCGATTAacgttttttgaaatattttatatattaatattttttatcgttacatttattttaaatttttgttttttttaataacaacacatatttttaatttcacatcTTATAGTGAAATGTTTTACaaagtgtttaaatattgcataaaaatcgaatttcagACAAGTAGTttcttaattatatgtattctaAGTTTGGGTGAGAGGAATGGAGTGCTATGGGAATACCATGCAAAATGTTGGTTTATTACTCCGTTTGCTAAagctataaatacttataatttctaaaatcagtggtagttatatattatttcaagggGAGGGATGAAAATACATTCAACCCTCCCCAACcacataacattaatatatatacatatatatagtatataccattCGATCGCGACGATTATTAAGACTTTTTTGGTCGATCATGACAATCTAAAAAAACCCAGAGGTCCATAAAAATTGGCCATTTCTGGTATATGcatgcaatataaaatatacaaaatcaaaTCCCAAAGCGATCCACCTATCGCCCTTCTCCCCTTTCAACCACCACTACCTAAACTACTAGTctgaattcgatttttatgtataaaaatataaatatatattaatatattttaaaacaatgttgttttattttgacaggaaattttgtaggtaaaaaaaatatattttcaataacgtTGATAAGTGTTTAATTAATGAGCGTTGTTCGGTAAAAGAATCACccggtatataaattatatacttataattatcgctagcttattaaatattagtttcttGGCAATTAATTCCTTTCACAAAATTATCGtgtaaatattagataaatttataagaattattaaacacGAAAAGATAAAAGACTTTTTCAAGTGAGCAGAAAAAGAATAAGTCAAAGGAAACGgtctatgaataatataattacctactatttactaaaatactaaCATACGTATGTATACCTATCCACTTTGTATTCGACATACGATGATGACTACGATGATGCAGATGGGTGTTCCGTCAGTAATGCGTGGTAGCGACAACTCtcgatttttgaaaacaactaTGACTTCACTCCGCAGCCTATATGTCACTGCGCTGCGTTTAACGATAACTATCCcctatcgtattattattattattatttttattactattattattatttattaacatttcacTGTCAAATCCAACTAATCGTCAGAAGCCTAATGGTCCCCACTCATTATTCGGCTGTGGATGAATCATTTTATCatctattacaataattatatgtcattaaattaaatacatcattatattaaattatgacgtttattgtttataagtagtcttaaaaacaaaacgtcTCGCaatggatattatatataaatccgATATGGCAGCAAATTcgtattaatgttaattgttatacgTAATcacacataaattttaaatgtcctATTAAAACACAAATCGAAATGgataatcaaaaaacaaaatcaattataattttatacgataCCGATATGGATTTATAGGAATATAATTACTCATAgacctatattatacgtaaatatgtaaattgattttgtttgcCACGcactaaattttgaatataaaatcgtCGGGTTTGATTGTCTGGTTTAAGTTCagtcattcaaaatataactgaACCTACTTCGATCAAATTTATTCTactcataattaattaaccaGACAATTAAACCCGACGATGTTAGCAAAATCTGGTAGGCGTGACTTAAGTGGTAGAGACTTTAGGACTGTTTTATCGCTTTTAAGTACGCGGGATTTAGTAAACATGGAGCATTGGTTGAGTGAACAGAACGCGTTCgcaataaaaacatactacAAAAGTAATGATAGTTTCGTAAGCCCGTAACACGTAAGCgctcaacaatttttttttctctgcaCTTGAAAAATACGActcactttttaaaaatatggtacaATAAGCCATACTGCACGAATCTCAATGGATCTGTTGAAGCTGACATTTCCAGGACGTCTCATAAGTTCACAAAACagcttttgatttttttctttgaggTTATTTGAATGCCAATTTGTTCAAAAACAATCCATCAAGGACTATTGTCGACTTGAAGAAGCGAATTCGCCTCGAAATCAACAACATAATCTTGAACACTCCATGGAACTCCATGGGAAACTTCGCTGTCCAACTCTCACAATGTACAGCTAACCAAGGGAGACATTTGACAgacaaaatctttaaaaaataaaattttaaaataccgaaaaaatatcaaatataaatatatattgcggcgATGacacatacaaattaaatttctatatctataattttttttacgtgcattttttcaatattttaatagttaggtGTATTCTGCTATTCGAAGCGTATAAATGAACCCAACAAATAAAATCCGAACCGATCGTTCTTGAGTTACAAATGGTATCGTAAAAAGTTTAACTAACCCgactttgttttatttatttagacttttattttttattaaaattttctaaacataatatcatacataatacttcaaaattaaaacactaattttattttagaactatttatagattattttaagaaaaattaatgcgaattgaatttattcgtttgtatttttttttttttttttttttttttttttatcgactcaactgtatattataatttatcaagaaTTATTCAAGATACTAAAATGAacgcacatattattaaaaacatcgaTGACAGCATAATCAAATCGGAATTTAGTGAGCCGCGGAAAGTCAATGCATGCAATataggtattcaattttacaattattatgttattcaatgttatttgcatacaactaaaaaaaaaaaaaaaaaaataggtaagaCTCTAAGAGTCGtggaatgttataataataattattattatagtttatgtataatatgcatactgttattacttattatttaaattataacacagcataataatataatgaatttaaaataactcacTTTCATCTGTACATCACAATATGTGCTTCTTCATCCCCTCtcatattgtgttattacatGGTTTTTCCAAGTCGACTTTTTCTTCatcaatattaggtatacgttattgttttattttcgttgTAAGCATGTGCGTCATGAACCACTTGTGCCATAACTATAATACGTTCtactttgttatttattttgaataaaacttcaatattgcagtgtacaaaaaaatatttgttttaacttttaatttttttcgtattgtTGAGtagctattataaattaagtaaatgttTCAGAATATcaacgattattaaaataatctataaattataaatcgttattcgttatatatgtatatatattttaaatattatgacttgtttataaattattgacccGTAGTATCTACGCATAtcgttttttaagaaatagcTAAAGCCAAGTCACACTTAGTGTAacgatttgaataataattatgtataaaacaatatgtttaatttatgtttcataaaataatacataataacatattaacatgATACCCACAAACATGGCAAGGTGAGAattatattgtgaattattattttgaattatatatttttattatattttattatattatattttgactattgtgtataataatatgtaagccCTCGAAATATACACGATGATATTAGTACCTAGCCAGATGGTTGTATATTCGTAACTATACTGTGTACAACTTATCTGTTTGCGGACCGACTGCCTAACTTCGATGGTGTTTGTTCAGTTATAGAGTGTGCTAAGTTAGTTACTAACTtactaatagttataatagttatatggtacttataatttatatacaccgGCCGTCGCTATATAGTTTCGAGCATCGCTTTATGTATGCATATACTCGTAGAACGGTacataaacgtatatattatattttataagttataactaggactcggattttaaagcataataagcaactaaaagagcacacgattgttttaaaaaagcataaaagaagtgtatttatttaaaaaaaaaaaaaaaagcatgaccaaaaattaacacaaacttgttataaaaatgaataaaaaaatttaaaaaattaatttaaattaaaaaaataattaaataccataTATTTCTCTAGATTTGAAGTGGTGAAACCGACTCTATATATCCGacggaatatttttatacatagaaaacgaCTCTCTACATTCACTGAATTGATCGACGCATACTTCATATAAGAGGTTTCAAATTgcaacactaaatcttaaattttgaaatgatcGGTATCGATGTTATAAGCATACCTACTGgtcgtataggtacctactgcttgatataataatatgtagatcgataatctatatgtacgtttaatattaataatacatttaataagcaaacagataacaaaaacaataataatccaatacctataacgcattctgggtttttacgtttcttattaattcaatttttttattattactatagtagcataataaacatataaaaattctacagctgaaataactaaaaaaaaagcgttaagtaataaaaaagcCGAAAAAagcaacaaataaatttatttatttggaatcagaatgacgtaaaacgaatttatacataaaaattatattcctatcgcatacataaaaaaaagaagcatatactttaaaatccaaaaactagttataactattatgtgCATAACTTCATAGTTCTTTGGACAAGCTTATTGGTGTGCTTTTACAAGACACGTCTGTACATACAGACAGAGATAGAAACGCACCCGAACGAAACCTTTTTATATACATCGTCGTGATTTAAGACTGACATCGTACACAAAGTTCTCAGTGATGTACAGTAGCATTTAGTGGAGGCACAAttgcaaattttaaaatataataaatcagtttaatcaataataattaataattgttaaaaacgcCCCCCCCCCAATCCCGCAATTAGGCCACTGGTGAGGATGACTACGACTACGACACTACGCCTACAGGGGGTTAGTATTGACTACGCAGTCTCAGCGAAAAACAAGACTCGGGCGGAACTGATGATACTCAATACGCTGCAGTCATATGTGACCtgagaaaaatgtttaacttgtAAGTATTAGATATAGACTATAGTTGAAATATTAGTCtaaatttaccaaaaataaattgcaatctttcattgtacatattatgcaacatcattataattaataaaaatcaacaaatgattatattaatattattaaacaatatagaaAAAACAACTGTtgtaaaatacgaaaaaatatacaagttaaaaagtcaacaaatatataaaaattaaaaataaattatcatttaagtatatatctaATACCTAAGTATGATTAATGCACAtgacgtacataatattgtgatgtATCGATGTTCTACGCATTTgagtgttatatttattttaattcgaatGTATATAGCATAGTCGTCGTATGAATATTggtcatataaaaattactactaCAACTATTATTGTAAAGTACATACTAACATTACTaactacattattttcaatacggTTAATTACGTTTATTGGGAATCTTTATGTATTGTTACGATCGtcgtaaataatacataaaaaaaactctcgAAATATAATAAGGCACGATGACTAGATAATAGtataacacttataatattgtaagacattaatataaaaaaattaaaaacacactTTCCAACAAGGGAAATCCTGAGCCGAACGTTCACCAATGTAATCGATAGCAATTGACtacagtatataaatatatatacacctacCTAACAATTAACATACATGAAGGCCAgtatcaaatacaataatagatCATCAACACGTCATAAACACACGTCTTCAACAAAACCTGAAATCAATCGAAAGCATATcaattgttttgaatattaaacggTATTATGAAAgtttgaaacaataataacctaTAACACGGCTGTAACCATCATTCTAAACTCTTTATGATCCTAtagtttataactatataataaagcaTAAGGGAGACCGACACGAGAGCTTGGCAATTATGGACACCTGGACACTTCTGCAGACACTGATTTCTGCATCACTCACTCGCCTAAGATATCAAAAAAGTTATAGAGGCTAGTCGTAACACCAGCACTCACCactctattttatattttaaaagtatttaaaaaaaaaaagaagaaatcattaggtaaatatttacaacaaatgtacgtattattaatttcgcGTTGATATTCCTTCAACACATTTGGATcgcaacaatatatatatatatatatacataccgaATTTAAACGTCCAAACAGACAcactatgtattaaataaaaagtatgaaaaacGGTCAGGggtgaaattataaatctgGTCCCCCTACCAGCGCTTcagatttatagtaaaaaaaaaataataaaaaaaaatatccctcttggataatatatattttgtatgtttatgGTACCGTCGATGATGTAagttagatataataaattaaaaagtaaatgcttagctataatatcataaattcctAACATTTGTAGGTATAGGCGATATTTTCAATGTCTAACTTGTCTAAGCAATGACTAACAACTGACAAATGACAATACATAggcaatattgtaaaaataaaatattttgcttacaCATTTACAACTATTATGACTATTACTTAATACTGATAGACAATcttgataattttgtttagcGAAATACTTAAATTGGGTCAAAGTATCAGACTGTcagaaatttattaacataagaataaagacatatttgatataaattaggtaaataattatttatttttacaatttaataaatgtactgCGATAGTGCGATACTTtgaaagtttgaaatttaaagttaattgcATAAAACATTACTTACTTTACAAGCACGTCTAATAGTTTTGCATcctgttttataaatgaatacctATCTAGTATATCTTTGTGATCTTACGATTTCATAATCAGCGGCCTCATGTAACTTCTTTTTCTCCGACAGTCGCAATTGTTTTTTCatagttaaatgtatttcCAGGACATAGAACCAATATTGTGTTCAACAAGTGAtctataggtatctatagtgaagctattttttaacattggatttatattgaataggcACTTCTATATAGAAGACAATGTATCCAATAAAaggcatattttatttaaatatatgtctaATATACGACCATGCCCATCAAAATGTTAAAGCCGGAAACTGCGTTATTATTAGTACTAATTATATAGAACATATAGATAGTTGTATAGAGAAAGAGCTCGGGAAAAAAGAATCAgtgcagattttttttttaaagatacaaaaaataaatttgaatttcttatCGAATAATTGTAAGAACAAATACCAATCGGCAATCTTACTTAATAATTCAGGACATTTAGTATTACTATtaaggaaataaaaaataaataaaacgtcaCTAGCTTAAGTCTTACCTCACATGGctgaataaaaatagaatctgCCACTATTAACATTGATTCTCAGGAAATGGATAAGTTAAGTCTGAAAGCAAttgattttagaaatttatatcGAACATTGTGAACCAGTTAACaagatatattatgaattatgagtTGAAgcagaatcaattttttaaaaaaaaatgtctgtgttctatattttttttaatacatattattgagaCTAATATAaccaagtaaaaatattaccaaaaatattatgcataatggtgtttaataacgtttaatataatattgcatttacaaaatatat
Protein-coding regions in this window:
- the LOC114131444 gene encoding plexin-A2-like, yielding MIVNKCSYWILLPFTIVSLTLSVEINTDNVHLTGSGSSEEINCTTYNSCRQCADVPVCGWIIEKQICCLYSNQSLLESSIVVAKEFCTEYKVSLTTIDTDYWIKVVVSNIEENSVNNFLNEHAVINFHVEDKSYNASINNGVMALKWVKVDVLTDRIRKTHKINPLHIFYFLIIVNGVKLKFNDPRDHYISYHSWSCPKADCSITYWESDSRKYYCKWCLKNDDCRIAAKQQDSCDIRNATNNAKMVRKTVPSSFDVNGPDLAIESVKPDVLLFTRNTSSMLYITVKNHRFLSDDESTKVTVSGQDCSKVTTVDDRTIKCTVSYYNDPTMSVEGPVVVEYAYNTTAVRLKSAQTFKFVVPSVTGVNPTCGPVTGGTRIELTGQYLNVTTEVGVFFNSMSTPMCKIKEMTRDRISCVTMPLADGKGRGADVGPLLIVVDKMKGTFYRKKKFSYVSEPTVLDGQVFAGIASGDVPLIVRGDFECTGNQQMYVDYKGTTHYGLCAVRDYNGTKAMYCRPPKFDSPAKTTELPLGFTAEMDGKVVRMQKNTPIHYLMYRDPVYVDFEVYNQNYTVHVNGLFPDPMQRRQLDGSYYFEVALLGLQPPDGDDDDDVTLCLVIEVTDSYVKCWPPSGTSLAGVLEIAIVVPDGQAKRIVVVVPRRHKQYHQILKSMQKSQCLIGGFSVLIVCVIAVMFSVKKIRDHSKRYTRRRYMSELRNITAGIEDSSDYLLQDSNTPSAGQRLNNERKKNVK